One genomic region from Vanessa tameamea isolate UH-Manoa-2023 chromosome 14, ilVanTame1 primary haplotype, whole genome shotgun sequence encodes:
- the LOC113395995 gene encoding junctional adhesion molecule C-like, which produces MRACAWRLHAFTAALVLAAHLIKVLSCGETGGGGGTRARRYVGLYTGPYFDPSAPNNITAQLGTHAYLPCKVRQLSNKSVSWIRRRDAHILTVDRFTFIADERFQAFLVEATDTWTLQVKYVQARDAGVYECQVGTEPKMSHFVQLNVVVPKIEIVGESDLYVKAGSTVSLKCVITQALEEPAYIFWYHNDERVLNYDRSLVEIRMERLAPDTTIGNLIIYNPRREDSGNYSCSPSNLDSASVVLHVLSGEQPAAMQHGNGAAATRARAVLLYAAAALAAPRVSRIFTLLALALLLPLQCHDEDSPK; this is translated from the exons TGTTGTCTTGCGGCGAGACGGGCGGGGGCGGCGGTACGCGCGCGCGGCGCTACGTGGGCCTGTACACGGGGCCGTACTTCGACCCTTCGGCGCCCAACAACATCACGGCGCAGCTGGGGACACACGCCTACCTTCCTTGCAAG GTGCGACAGTTGAGTAACAAATCTGTGTCTTGGATCCGGCGCCGCGACGCGCACATCCTCACCGTTGACCGGTTCACGTTCATAGCTGACGAGCGCTTTCAGGCGTTCCTCGTCGAGGCGACTGACACGTGGACGTTGCAG GTGAAGTACGTGCAAGCGCGCGATGCGGGAGTGTACGAGTGTCAGGTGGGCACCGAACCCAAGATGAGTCACTTCGTACAGCTCAACGTCGTCG TGCCAAAGATCGAGATCGTCGGGGAATCTGACCTTTACGTCAAGGCCGGCAGCACGGTGAGCTTGAAGTGTGTGATCACGCAAGCTCTGGAGGAACCCgcatatatattttggtatcaCAACGACGAACGTGTCCTCAACTACGACAGAAGCCTCGTCGAGATCAGGATGGAGCGCCTAGCACCCGACACTACG attggAAACCTGATAATATACAATCCGCGGCGAGAGGACTCCGGCAACTATTCGTGTTCGCCTTCCAACCTTGACTCCGCGTCCGTCGTGCTCCACGTGCTCAGCG GCGAACAGCCGGCCGCCATGCAGCACGGCAACGGTGCGGCGGCGACTCGCGCACGCGCGGTGCTGCTGTACGCagccgccgcgctcgccgcgCCGCGCGTCTCGCGCATCTTCACGCTCCTCGCACTAGCTCTCCTTCTACC GTTGCAGTGCCACGACGAGGACTCACCAAAATAG